In one Papilio machaon chromosome 15, ilPapMach1.1, whole genome shotgun sequence genomic region, the following are encoded:
- the LOC106707513 gene encoding CAP-Gly domain-containing linker protein 1, which translates to MDDTEKLTPQTTDHKNVLPDVVHSQQIPNMSTVENDESETALDTGQNAEGGKSQHIEDEGETESISEHVPSEIEYSVTESGDVNAGQTSDDLLNVDKGKTSDNSANVPIPHSNNSNIEDPSKLSWNVDVDNNAHISKESPVNLTMSLDSKGILTKSLSLRSDNNEQKEFKNEGSIKSDHSHQQLDDQKDEVDSPKESLCSEYLDSLNEDVSENSYSNNENSISNTSKHSEHSAQKTPRDSSESEEIIKLDIRGHGLPKFPMQAAKIIFGPPPEGSTVIESQITPIPAFQNLLSPFLVVGNEGVKVEEIYDEVGQKSQQLSPEKSPMESLSSDKTEKDVLVEEMTVENVKVKDEESPRQLKSIPVEETVSLSTMTTDYKTICEEYQEKLVYFEDAMTSRDELIAELTVSLQRSVQERDQLKRDNHHLMNELQHLQHVTAETPLSEHDTVKAQLSDFIKYQSMVKDDSTKFYSAVMSGTTSLQSSNGEKDIDREEITVNYSKSDLRSSDTDEFENGFEFKVVTLLNKFEEYIEENLRNKLRESIIQVLCDEIGKMRIDFDTEMKEMEAQLQQDKQSYSIETRRLRELLACVKAGNADIDALREELSIKHEKEMENLRTYFEKKCSDMERSYSEEVWRGRVCVSPPSGAASECADAAAGDCRRRTRSADFPSLTFESTPMEQLMKQLHKKYEQQMEEMRVENAAHVRELRDKHAERVAAMEEQINQLKAHIQTAENTEGNVSIYQQDIDLELEKDAEESRREEVRQEVVDQIQEQIKVLLSDPDAELSSWPLELVALRDRIHGDARALHDKEVPSLREEAPSAAEADKWRQRRYNSFDQNRQLEEVTKERDALQRVAASLQRCVGQLVAYCASAEDELNRTVLARLLATLLPDEQSFVEECGRVSVGGVSLDSSSSELDASAVGGGVGGGRGRHVHFAPELGGVLAALDEAGAAGFLQHQRDLSADIKRELEHSLRRLRHEAHELLDLSARLAANKRNPETRMLESSQVEIKELEDEPEEKQKSCDNCELHKKTMEEAMSECLQREGLLRADLDAAMVKIAHLMTDRAPSDDVIAEGYGTCSALERRACAGGTRSLEEASPRSQLHVLARDLDLVQRDRDDLQQQVSGPARAHSECCLKLEAANRQLRSTRQFVEEQAAEREHERDEFARRLQDVRDDNQRLLARLQTNARILAEVIHISHTYTNTFRDEFARRLQDVRDDNQRLLARLQTNARILAEVEQLEAQTREMNQVITELEAKKATSDEELKSYEEKVVLLRDIIANLENKLEQKNEREADILQQLENMKQTIEDRDSKMRALLGELESLKNEKIDQSQVVCENCNREEERYKELMDNIEEQCRWVESEVHSRTRLLQQAHEQTSACCSEPSEDVSLRDQKGQQQRQQQRQQEQVEWVSGLAAVREALRVLARAEDAALKRVADLRMQRDQLHDLAQVRLSARGRPAHAARPAARPRTGTSVCAWPTCACSATSCTTSHRYVCLRVADLRMQRDQLHDLAQYDMKVVVTAAAYCYRNNSWSGASPHQPAPARTSPHQPATRSLDM; encoded by the exons ATGGATGACACAGAAAAATTAACTCCTCAAACTACGGACCACAAG aatGTCCTTCCGGATGTCGTACATTCTCAACAGATTCCGAACATGAGCACGGTCGAAAACGACGAATCGGAAACTGCTCTCGATACAGGCCAGAATGCAGAAGGCGGCAAATCGCAACATATCGAGGACGAAGGTGAAACAGAGTCCATTTCTGAACACGTTCCCTCCGAAATTGAATATTCCGTAACCGAGTCGGGCGATGTAAACGCAGGACAGACATCTGATGATCTATTAAATGTTGACAAAGGGAAGACCTCAGATAACAGTGCAAATGTTCCTATCCCACATTCTAATAACAGCAATATTGAAGATCCTTCCAAGCTCTCTTGGAATGTTGATGTTGATAATAATGCTCACATTAGCAAAGAGAGCCCTGTTAATTTGACTATGTCATTGGATTCAAAGGGAATTCTCACAAAGTCTTTATCACTTCGTTCTGACAATAATGAACAAAAAGAGTTTAAAAATGAAGGTAGCATCAAATCTGACCACTCTCATCAACAGCTGGATGATCAAAAAGATGAAGTTGATAGTCCAAAAGAGTCACTTTGTAGTGAATATCTTGATTCACTAAATGAAGATGTCAGTGAAAATTCTTATTCAAACAATGAGAATAGCATATCTAATACTTCTAAACACTCTGAACATAGTGCTCAGAAAACTCCCAGAGACAGCTCAGAATCTGAGGAGATCATTAAGCTAGATATCAGAGGACATGGTCTACCCAAATTTCCTATGCAGGctgcaaaaattatatttggtcCGCCTCCAGAAGGGAGCACTGTTATCGAGAGCCAAATTACTCCAATTCCTGCATTCCAGAATTTATTATCACCATTTTTAGTTGTTGGCAATGAAGGGGTAAAGGTGGAAGAGATTTACGATGAAGTGGGACAGAAGAGCCAACAACTTTCACCGGAAAAGTCACCAATGGAAAGTTTGTCGAGTGATAAAACTGAAAAGGATGTATTAGTTGAAGAAATGACtgttgaaaatgttaaagtaaaaGATGAAGAGAGTCCGAGGCAGTTGAAATCAATACCAGTGGAGGAGACAGTTTCACTGAGCACAATGACAACGGATTATAAGACTATTTGCGAGGAATATCAAGAGAAG CTTGTGTACTTCGAAGACGCGATGACGAGTCGTGACGAACTAATCGCGGAACTGACCGTCTCGTTACAGCGATCCGTCCAGGAACGCGACCAGCTCAAACGCGACAACCACCATCTCATGAACGAACTGCAACACTTGCAGCACGTTACCGCGGAGACACCGCTATCAGAACATGACACTGTTAAAGCGCAACTGTCAGACTTTATCAAGTACCAGTCCATGGTCAAAGACGACTCGACCAAGTTCTACTCCGCGGTGATGAGTGGCACAACATCTTTGCAGAGCTCCAACGGTGAAAAAGATATTGACAGAGAAGAAATTACGGTTAACTATTCCAAATCTGATTTAAGATCTTCGGATACGGACGAATTTGAAAACGgttttgaatttaaagttGTGACGTTGCTGAATAAATTCGAAGAGTATATAGAGGAAAATTTAAGGAATAAACTACGAGAAAGTATTATCCAGGTATTGTGTGACGAAATAGGCAAGATGCGTATAGATTTTGATACTGAAATGAAAGAGATGGAAGCTCAGCTGCAACAGGACAAACAATCGTACAGTATCGAGACTCGCCGGCTGCGGGAACTGTTGGCCTGCGTCAAGGCGGGCAACGCAGACATCGACGCGTTGAGAGAGGAACTCAGCATCAAACATGAGAAGGAGATGGAGAATCTACGGACATATTTCGAAAAGAAGTGCTCTGATATGGAAAGAAG CTACTCTGAGGAGGTGTGGCGCGGGCGCGTGTGCGTGTCTCCTCCTAGCGGCGCGGCGTCAGAGTGCGCGGACGCCGCAGCCGGGGACTGCAGGCGGCGCACGCGCAGCGCTGACTTCCCCTCACTTACATTCGAG TCGACTCCGATGGAGCAGTTGATGAAGCAATTGCACAAAAAATACGAGCAACAAATGGAGGAGATGCGCGTCGAGAACGCGGCGCATGTGCGTGAACTACGCGACAAGCACGCGGAGCGCGTCGCCGCAATGGAGGAACAG ATTAATCAACTGAAAGCGCACATCCAGACAGCGGAGAACACGGAGGGCAATGTGTCTATATACCAGCAAGACATTGACTTGGAGCTGGAGAAG GATGCAGAAGAGAGTAGACGTGAAGAGGTCCGTCAGGAAGTTGTGGACCAAATACAGGAGCAGATTAAG GTGCTGCTGTCGGACCCGGACGCGGAGCTGTCGAGCTGGCCGCTGGAGCTGGTGGCGCTGCGGGACAGGATACACGGAGACGCGCGCGCTCTCCACGATAAAGAG GTGCCGAGCCTGCGCGAGGAGGCGCCGAGCGCGGCCGAGGCGGACAAATGGCGCCAGCGACGTTACAACAGCTTCGACCAGAACCGGCAGCTCGAGGAGGTCACTAAGGAGAG GGATGCGCTGCAGCGCGTAGCGGCCTCGCTGCAGCGCTGCGTGGGCCAGCTGGTGGCGTACTGCGCCAGCGCCGAGGACGAGCTCAACCGTACCGTACTCGCGCGCCTGCTGGCCACGCTGCTGCCTGACGAACA GTCATTTGTGGAGGAGTGTGGCAGGGTGAGCGTCGGCGGGGTGTCGCTGGACAGCAGCAGCTCGGAGCTGGACGCGAGTGCAGTGGGGGGCGGAGTGGGGGGCGGGCGGGGGCGACACGTGCACTTCGCGCCGGAGCTGGGCGGGGTGCTGGCGGCGCTGGACGAGGCGGGCGCGGCCGGCTTCCTGCAGCACCAGCGCGACCTCAGCGCCGACATCAAGCGCGAGCTGGAGCACTCGCTGCGCCGTCTGCGACACGAGGCCCACGAGCTGCTCGACCTCTCCGCACGTCTCGCCGCCAACA AAAGGAATCCCGAAACAAGAATGTTGGAATCCAGTCAAGTTGAAATCAAGGAGCTCGAAGACGAACCCGAAGAGAAACAAAAGTCTTGTGACAATTGTGAATTACATAAAAAG ACGATGGAGGAGGCGATGTCGGAGTGCCTGCAGCGCGAGGGGTTGCTGCGAGCAGACCTGGACGCCGCCATGGTCAAGATCGCGCATCTCATGACCGACCGCGCCCCCTCCGATGACGTCATCGCCGAGGG TTACGGCACGTGCTCGGCTCTGGAGCGGCGCGCGTGCGCTGGCGGGACACGCTCGCTGGAGGAGGCCTCGCCGCGCTCACAGCTGCACGTCCTCGCCCGCGACCTCGACCTCGTGCAGCGCGACCGCGACGACCTGCAGCAACAG GTGAGCGGGCCGGCGCGTGCGCATAGCGAGTGCTGCCTCAAG CTGGAGGCGGCCAACAGACAGCTGAGGTCCACGCGGCAGTTCGTGGAGGAGCAGGCGGCGGAGCGCGAGCACGAGCGCGACGAGTTCGCGCGCAGGCTGCAGGACGTGCGCGATGACAACCAGCGTCTGCTCGCCAGGCTGCAGACCAACGCCAGGATACTTGCAGAGGTCATACACATATCTCACACTTACACTAACACTTTCCGCGACGAGTTCGCGCGCAGGCTGCAGGACGTGCGCGATGACAACCAGCGTCTGCTCGCCAGGCTGCAGACCAACGCCAGGATACTTGCAGAG GTGGAGCAATTGGAAGCTCAAACACGAGAAATGAACCAGGTAATAACAGAATTAGAAGCGAAGAAGGCCACCTCCGATGAGGAACTCAAGTCCTACGAGGAGAAGGTGGTCCTGTTGCGGGATATCATCGCCAACCTGGAGAACAAGCTGGAGCAGAAGAATGAGAGGGAAGCGGACATCCTGCAGCAGCTGGAGAACATGAAGCAGACGATAGAGGACAGAGATAGCAAGATGAGAGCTCTGCTCGGGGAACTGGAATCTCTGAAGAATGAGAAGATCGACCAGAGCCAAGTTGTTTGTGAGAATTGTAACAGAGAAGAGGAGAGATACAAGGAATTAATGGACAATATTGAGGAACAG TGTCGTTGGGTGGAGAGCGAGGTGCACTCTCGCACGCGGCTGCTGCAGCAGGCGCACGAGCAGACCTCCGCCTGCTGCAGCGAGCCCAGCGAGGACGTCTCGCTGCGGGACCAGAAGGGGCAGCAGCAGAGGCAGCAGCAGAGGCAGCAGGAGCAGGTGGAGTGGGTGTCGGGGCTGGCGGCGGTGCGCGAGGCGCTGCGCGTGTTGGCGCGCGCGGAGGACGCGGCCCTGAAGCGCGTGGCCGACCTGCGCATGCAGCGCGACCAGCTGCACGACCTCGCACAGGTACGTCTGTCTGCGCGTGGCCGACCTGCGCATGCAGCGCGACCAGCTGCACGACCTCGCACAGGTACGTCTGTCTGCGCGTGGCCGACCTGCGCATGC
- the LOC106718308 gene encoding protein phosphatase inhibitor 2, with the protein MAQNLQKKPSKGILKTSRSVDGQDGTPSTSKRAKEQRFDEMNIMETFHPADKDYGHMKVDEPKTPFSEAIDGDLEPADELDANILAAKLAASMNKPPKCVEPCDSDEEMDEPEDVRQRRLEFEKKRKMHYNEFQALQLARKLMAQEEEEEDEEKETRSAT; encoded by the exons ATGGCACAGAATTTACAGAAAAAGCCCTCAAAGGGTATATTAAAGACCTCAAGAAGCGTAGACGGGCAAGACGGAACACCTTCTACGAGTAAGAGAGCGAAAGAGCAGAGGTTTGACGAAATGAACATTATGGAGACGTTTCATCCTGCCGACAAAGATTACGGCCACATGAAAGTCGACGAGCCTAAAACTCCTTTCTCAGAAGCGATAGACGGCGACTTGGAGCCGGCGGACGAGTTGGACGCAAACATATTGGCGGCAAAACTCGCAGCGAGCATGAACAAGCCGCCCAAGTGCGTGGAGCCTTGCGACAGCGACGAGGAAATGGATGAGCCCGAGGATGTGCGGCAGCGGCGCCTCGAGTTTGAAAAGAAACGCAAAATGCACTACAATGAATTTCAG GCATTACAGCTGGCGCGGAAGCTGATGGCGCAGGAGGAGGAAGAGGAGGACGAAGAGAAGGAGACCCGCTCCGCCACCTGA
- the LOC106718309 gene encoding protein aveugle, giving the protein MVEDSALNTNKPKAKATRPKAVYLWTEADVQKWLRRHCSDYYSLYWERFHEHDITGRALVRINDNTLLRMGITNKEHREAIWREILKLRLKTDIVEIRDLERADFNYDL; this is encoded by the exons atggTTGAAGACTCTGCCTTAAATACTAATAAGCCaaag GCGAAAGCAACGAGACCTAAAGCAGTGTACTTGTGGACTGAAGCCGACGTACAGAAATGGCTGCGGCGTCACTGCAGTGACTACTACAGCCTGTACTGGGAAAGATTTCATGAG CATGATATTACCGGAAGAGCTCTAGTTAGAATCAATGACAATACTTTATTAAGAATGGGCATTACAAATAAGGAGCACAGGGAAGCAATTTGGCGGGAAATTCTAAAACTAAGACTCAAGACGGACATTGTAGAGATACGAGACTTGGAACGGGCAGATTTTAACTACGATTTGTGA